One region of Purpureocillium takamizusanense chromosome 4, complete sequence genomic DNA includes:
- a CDS encoding uncharacterized protein (TransMembrane:5 (o20-46i58-80o106-127i139-161o167-187i)~EggNog:ENOG503NZXS), with translation MWSHGMAELPRTSQDNVIKIMKMIVPGSIVYVSSIWAIKIAMVLFYKRLAAPKSTLQLVYNVALGLLVLFWGVITLHIIFQCFPHDKRWSKDPAYKCDKTNKEVNYWLTASLNVGTDIATITLPIYMVLKLQMKLKQKLAVAAVFALGLLAVVAGIVRAYFAKRRQTMLTCTVSIIETSVAIITACLPPLRSVILGPPSSARSGASYQHYELSAQNQSRKSNRGRVTTEIVGGPRDSGCSEEELVKDRTADRADVESNADRKPDGGVRVTTTLQMQHGVDPEAASKQV, from the exons ATGTGGAGTCACGGCATGGCGGAACTCCCACGCACGAGCCAAGATAATGTCATCAAGATCATGAAG ATGATCGTTCCAGGGTCCATCGTCTATGTGTCGTCTATATGGGCCATCAAAATTGCGATGGTCCTGTTCTACAAGAGACTCGCGGCACCCAAATCCACGCTGCAGTTAGTGTACAACGTGGCACTGGGTCTGCTTGTTCTGTTTTGGGGCGTCATTACTTTGCACATTATCTTTCAGTGCTTCCCACATGACAAAAGGTGGTCGAAAGATCCAGCAT ATAAATGCGACAAGACGAACAAGGAAGTCAACTACTGGCTGACAGCCTCTC TAAATGTCGGGACCGACATCGCAA CCATCACCTTGCCCATATACATGGTACTTAAACTGCAGATGAAGTTAAAGCAGAAGCTTGCAGTAGCTGCAGTCTTTGCCCTGGGGCTTCTTGCGGTGGTCGCGGGCA TTGTGCGGGCATACTTTGCGAAGCGCAGGCAGACGATGCTGACATGCACCGTTTCCATAATCGAGACGTCCGTCGCAATAATCACGGCGTGTCTCCCGC CACTTCGCTCCGTCATCCTCGGTCCTCCTTCATCTGCTAGGAGCGGCGCAAGCTATCAACACTACGAGCTCTCCGCACAAAACCAGAGCCGCAAGTCGAATCGAGGCCGAGTCACCACGGAAATCGTCGGTGGACCCAGAGACAGTGGTTGCTCCGAGGAGGAGTTGGTGAAAGATCGCACCGCCGACAGGGCCGACGTGGAGAGCAATGCGGACAGGAAGccggacggcggcgtcagggTGACCACGACTCTCCAGATGCAACATGGGGTAGATCCGGAGGCAGCCTCCAAGCAAGTCTGA
- a CDS encoding uncharacterized protein (EggNog:ENOG503NZXS~TransMembrane:7 (o6-28i40-62o82-105i117-139o165-186i198-220o226-246i)): MAEGLAQVISWYICAAIACLFLASRLWIRIRRFGGLVLEDGFIILGAACLLTDLAIQQYMWSHGMAELPRTSQDNVIKIMKMIVPGSIVYVSSIWAIKIAMVLFYKRLAAPKSTLQLVYNVALGLLVLFWGVITLHIIFQCFPHDKRWSKDPAYKCDKTNKEVNYWLTASLNVGTDIATITLPIYMVLKLQMKLKQKLAVAAVFALGLLAVVAGIVRAYFAKRRQTMLTCTVSIIETSVAIITACLPPLRSVILGPPSSARSGASYQHYELSAQNQSRKSNRGRVTTEIVGGPRDSGCSEEELVKDRTADRADVESNADRKPDGGVRVTTTLQMQHGVDPEAASKQV, from the exons ATGGCGGAAGGTCTTGCTCAAGTG ATATCGTGGTATATATGCGCCGCTATTGCATGCTTGTTCCTGGCCTCTCGGCTCTGGATCCGAATCCGTCGGTTCGGTGGCCTCGTGCTTGAAGATGGCTTCATCATCCTGGGAGCAGCCTGTCTCCTTACAGACCTGGCTATCCAGCAATACATGTGGAGTCACGGCATGGCGGAACTCCCACGCACGAGCCAAGATAATGTCATCAAGATCATGAAG ATGATCGTTCCAGGGTCCATCGTCTATGTGTCGTCTATATGGGCCATCAAAATTGCGATGGTCCTGTTCTACAAGAGACTCGCGGCACCCAAATCCACGCTGCAGTTAGTGTACAACGTGGCACTGGGTCTGCTTGTTCTGTTTTGGGGCGTCATTACTTTGCACATTATCTTTCAGTGCTTCCCACATGACAAAAGGTGGTCGAAAGATCCAGCAT ATAAATGCGACAAGACGAACAAGGAAGTCAACTACTGGCTGACAGCCTCTC TAAATGTCGGGACCGACATCGCAA CCATCACCTTGCCCATATACATGGTACTTAAACTGCAGATGAAGTTAAAGCAGAAGCTTGCAGTAGCTGCAGTCTTTGCCCTGGGGCTTCTTGCGGTGGTCGCGGGCA TTGTGCGGGCATACTTTGCGAAGCGCAGGCAGACGATGCTGACATGCACCGTTTCCATAATCGAGACGTCCGTCGCAATAATCACGGCGTGTCTCCCGC CACTTCGCTCCGTCATCCTCGGTCCTCCTTCATCTGCTAGGAGCGGCGCAAGCTATCAACACTACGAGCTCTCCGCACAAAACCAGAGCCGCAAGTCGAATCGAGGCCGAGTCACCACGGAAATCGTCGGTGGACCCAGAGACAGTGGTTGCTCCGAGGAGGAGTTGGTGAAAGATCGCACCGCCGACAGGGCCGACGTGGAGAGCAATGCGGACAGGAAGccggacggcggcgtcagggTGACCACGACTCTCCAGATGCAACATGGGGTAGATCCGGAGGCAGCCTCCAAGCAAGTCTGA